The Nostoc sp. 'Lobaria pulmonaria (5183) cyanobiont' DNA window AAGAATTTAGAATCCAGGAATCAGAATGAAGATGCTTTCTACAAGACGCTATTGCTAGCAAGATCCCTGTAGGAGTACGTTGCTTCGGTCAAGAGTCCAGAGTTTTTTTATCTTTGACTCTTGACCTTGGACAAGCTTTACGAAAAATCAAATGCGTTATGATTTACCCGCAGCAGCTTCTTCCATTTTCTTGCGAAGACTAAGTGGTCTCATATCAGTCCAAACTTCTTTGATGTAATCTAGACATTCTTGTTTCAAACCACTTTTGCCAGCATCCTTCCAGCCGAGTGCGTTTTCTCGCTCAGCAGGCCAAATCGAATACTGTTCTTCATGATTGACTACAACTTTGTAAATTGTTGTGTCTTCTTTGTCGTCTTGGTACATAATTTGTCTCCTTCTATTTAATTGGCTATGCTTTCTAAGATTTGATAATCCAGTACTTCAGTACAAAAAGTTAGTAGTCGGCTGCTCTAGCCGTCGTTTAAGCAATAAAGTGCTTACTACTAACTCGTTTAACCTCTCATAATTACACTTGGCAGACTACTAGTACTAACTGCCTATAATTCCTAATACTCGCATGAAGGCGAGAAGGAAACTACGTAATTAAGTTTGAACAAGGGTTTCAGGCATTTCAAATGGGTGGTTTATTTACCCCGATGTCTATTAGTCTAAGTCCCGTTAATAATTTGCACGGGGAAATCTCACGATTCCACTGGTTCAAGGTGTCCCTTACCTTCTAAACTTGCCAGTTCAATATCTGCAATACATCGAACTTTCACGTAATTCAGTGTCAAGTTCCCAACCAGATGAACCCTCCCTGTTTGATGCTCAAAGTCAGCTTCTTGCAAATTAGATGCTTCTGGGTCGAGTCTGACACCTAAATCAGTACCTCCGCTAGTATTTGTGAATTTGATATGTACGTACCCTCGGTCAATACTTTCTTTCAGTGCTATAGCTGTTTTTTCGGGTCGTAAGCTTGCTTCAACAGAATGTTCCCCGGATGACAAACGTTGCACTAATTCATTCATACAGATGTCTCCCTCTTAAGAGTCACTTTCGTTTTTATTTGTTGATGCTTGTACAAGTACAGGCTCGTAGACTGGAATCTCAAATGCTAAGGTCTTGTGGCAAAACTCCTTCCATTCGGAAGTTATATTGTCAAAAATGATATTCTCATCCTTGAAAATCCCATCAGTCACTACGTAATTTTCTTGTAGGTAAAGAAAGTCATCATCAGTTAACTGTCTATTACTTTCGACTTCCTTACCCTCAACTGATTTGTTTTCTCTCTTAGTATTTTCAGCACACTCAGTCCACTGACTGAACTCACGTAATTTTTTCAAAGAGTAAGCTTTGCAATACTTTCCCATTGTTGCCATACTAATACCTCAGTTTACATTCTTTTCGCTAGTGATGTTATCAGGCTATGTTTTAATATTTCAACAAAATTGGCAGAATTGGTCGTGCATCGAGATTTTTTTCTCTGATACCCTCGTCAAAGGTTAACTCTAGTAGTGGGGATTCCCCCCGTTCAATAGCGACAGCACTGTGTGTACTAAGCAGAGACATAGCATCAGTCAAATGTTTGTCGCTATTAATTGTGATTTTTACGCTCGTTAGTTTTTTTACACCCAAGGGATGAGAAATTAACTTCTGATGCGCTGTTAATGAGGGATCAAGCCAAGCTGTCAGAGCAATACTGTCAGGAATCATAAAGCAAAAAGGTTCTTCCTGATTCACAAGATTTTCTGCTGCAAAACTAATAGACATCTGCGAGCGCATCCACTCAGACAAGTATAAATTTGAATGGGATCGCAAGTTGCCATGATTAAACTTCCTACGTAGACCGACACCAAAGGGTGATGCTCTTGTATGCTGCCCATGAAGACGACTTAGCGTATGAACGCCTGTGTCTACAGACTGCTGTTCCACTAAATGTTTATCTTCTATCCAAATTAACTCAAGATAAGTATTCTCAAAAAAAATTATTTTTGAGGCTGTTCCTTGTTTGAAATGTTGCACCGCCTGATTAGAGCAGTGAAGACCAAGTTCTTGAAGAACTGAAATACTTTCAGCGTCTTTGGTCGTACAGACAAAAATGTGATCTACCTCTAGAAAAAAATCATCCGCGCTTACCTGGGGTGACGTTGTTTGCATAGCAACTAATACGAGGCTTTGATTTTTTTTGCTGGACTCAAATCTAGACTCTAGCTAGATAAAGAGATTTGCCTTGCTCAGGAACCCGTGTGTGGAAAGTTAACTCTTAGTCTCTAAGACTTATAACCTAGAGACTACTTTGGGTAAACTTTACTTACCCGTACTAAAACAAGTGGAGTTGTTGGAAGTGTAATAGATTACTGATCCCACAGGTGTTGTGCCACTAGTTAGGAATATTACTTAAGTCGAACTATACATAATTTTGGTATTAGAAGCTAGGTTTTATTTTTTGTCATTGTCAATAGAGTCAGTTCACTAAATCCAAAAGTTTTGCAAACTAAAAAAAGAATCAGGGTTTGCGCCAATGTTTGGGAAACTGGTAATCATCAGTGGTTGCGATGGCACAAAGCACCCGCAATATACGATCGCTCCTCAGTCAATCCATAACAAAGTTAGCCAACAGGTAGATTCTAAGGTGATTTTAGAGGATTGTATTATCCATCTCAAATCAAGGGCTGGTAAGACCTTTGGAAACCTTTTTCATCTTTTCTCAACTTAATAATAAAGATTATCATTAAGTTGAGAAAAGATCAAGCTACTGTATTTCCTTCTCCTTCTTGAACGTGATTATTATTCTTCTTGTATAAAAAACTATGTCCACAAAGGGAATGGGGAGCAGATGTGGCAGTAAGTCTTTCCTCTGTGCCGTATACCTCTGCATCTTGTACGTTATGGCGCTTTCAATAAATTTATTTCATTTAGACGTATTGACAAAAAATATTTAAATTTAACTTTCCACGGATAATAATCAATTCATGATTGACTATGATAAATTTTGTGTAGAAAATAGTTTAGATAAATTGTGAGCAAGTTAAAAAAACAGACTGAAGTAGTCACTGGCTTCGACTATGAAATTTTGGATTCTGAACAGCGTCTTGTTATTCAGCAGCGAACTGGAGAAATTAAAGAGCGCTTACGGCGTTCAGCACAGGATATTTGGGAAATTGGTCAGAAGCTGGCTGACGTGCGTTCTCGGCTCAAACACGGACAGTTTGAGACTTGGCTGAAAGCTGAGTTTGGTTGGAGCCGACGGACAGCTTACAATTTTATTAATGTTTATGAAACATTGGCTGAACGTGCAAATTTTGCACAAATAGATATTGCCACGTCTGCGCTTTACCTTTTGGCAGCACCATCAACTCCACAAAACGTCCGCGAGGAATTTATACAACGTGCTCATGAAGGCCAAACCATAACTCATAAAAGTATTCGTCAAGTAATTGAGTCGGAAAAATCGAAGTCTGTCTCTCCTCCTGCGTCCTCTGAGCCACAGCAATCTCTTACTTCTAAACCAGAAATTGTGACTATAATTCCGAAGCAGGTAGTTAAAGCTGAAACACCAGCTTTAGAAGTTAATGTAGCAAAAGCTACCTCAGTTTCGCCTGTTATTGTGAATCTTGATGAAATCCATTCGGGTTGGTTTTTACTGGAAAAGCAACATTTTCTGTTCTGTGGCGATACAGCTTCACCACAATTTATCGAACGCATACCCTTTGCTACGCTTGCTATTGCCATTACCTCTGATGACTGGGATCACGATTGGTTAGTTGAACGGGCGAAGAGTGTGATTATCTTTCCGGAATCAGATTTAAAGGAGCAGCTGATTGAACAGCTAATCAAGATGTTTACGGTATCTGGGGACATAGTGATTTTTCCCTGGCTACCAAGTGCGGATACCATCGAAATCGCTCATCAGCTAAATCGGCGAGTGTTTGCGGGAGATCCGAGTATTGAGCGTTGTCGTCAGGCGATCGCACAATCCCGATTAACAATTGATCCATTAGACTATCCTTAGACTACGGAATTTCATCTTCAGCTAAAATCAGGCCATTGAAAGCGCCAGAATGTTTCCAGCCGTTGACATCTATCAAAAGTCATAGAACATTTTGATAATAGTCTAAAATGACACGTATTTAAATTATTGATAATTATTCGCTATTAATTACAAGATTGCAAAATGCCACAATCTCTAGTAATGTAATAAAGTCTAAATGAAAATTACTAGCAATATATAAGTTTGCATGACTAAGTTACTAATTTCGCCCTGTCTTCCCTAAGCCAGCATTCAGGTCTGTTCAAGAGTTTTCGCAATTGAACTAAATAATTCTGTAAAAGCAGCACTTTGAGCGATAAAGAGTTGTCAATGTTTGTGTTTGCTGTATGTGAGTAAATTTTTATAACTTTAAGATACCCACAAAAACTGACTAAAAGCCTTGTTCAGTAAGGAGTGAGTGTGAGATTAATTTTGCCACTATTGTTTGCGTGCATCTGATTACGTGAGGCATAATAATGACTCAATTTTTCAATAAATTCCAAGAAATTCTCCCTCAGTGTGCGACTATCGTTGATATTCTGCGCGATCGCAGTTTCAAGATGCCGCACACACAAGCCTTTACTTTCCTTGAAGATGGAGAAACTCAGGAATTAACCCTGACTTACCATGAATTAGATCGGCGTAGTCGGGCTGTAGCAGCTCAACTCCAAGCTCTTGGTTTGAGTGGAGAACGTGCCATATTACTGTATCCTCCTGGACTGGATTACCTAACAGCATTTTTCGGTTGTCTATATGCTGGGGTAGTGGCAGTTCCAGCTTATCCACCTCGCAATCAACGTAAAACGCCCAGAATACAAGCTATTAGCAGAGATGCACAGGTAAGTGTTGCTCTCACTACAACAGCAATGCTTCCCATATTACAATCAATACTCACACCCGAAACAAAACAGGGAAATTTTCACTGGCTGACAACTGACAACATAGCACAGGGTATAGAAGATTCTTGGCAACAACCTGCAATCAATGGGGATACCTTAGCCTTTCTACAATACACATCAGGTTCTACAGGCACGCCAAAGGGAGTCATGCTCAGTCATGGCAATCTGCTGCACAACGCCGCTGTAACTTACCAAATGATGGAACATTCACCCAGCAGCAAGTTTGTATCCTGGCTGCCTGTTTACCATGATATGGGGTTGATTGGTGGGATTTTGCAACCTTTGTATGGTGCTTTTCCTTGTATCTTAATGTCTCCAGCATCTTTTTTACAACGACCTTACCGCTGGTTACAAGCTATATCTCACTACAAAGGCACAACGAGTGGTGGTCCCAACTTTGCTTATGAACAATGTGTTCAAAGGATTACTCAAGAACAAAAAGAAACTCTCGACTTAAGTAGTTGGAATGTTGCGTTTAATGGTGCTGAACCAGTCCGGCGAGATACTCTTGAGCAGTTTGCAACCACCTTTGCTGAGTGTGGCTTTCATCAGGAAGCATTCTACCCTTGTTACGGCATGGCGGAAGCAACTTTGATAGTTTCTGGTGGGATCAAAACAGCCTTAGCCCCAGTAAAAACTGTAGACAAATCTGCACTTTCACAGAGCCAGATAGTTGAAGCAACCGCCCAGAGTCAAGATATCCAAAGCTTTGTCAGTTGTGGTGAAACTATTCCTCAACAGCAGATTGTCATTGTTAATTCTGAAACACTAACTCGCTGTTCATCAGATGAAGTTGGGGAAATCTGGGTATCTGGACTGAGCATAGGTCAGGGTTACTGGAATCGAACAGAAGAAACAGAGGAAACATTCCACGCTTATCTGAAAGACACAAAAGAGGGGCCGTTTTTACGGACTGGTGACTTAGGCTTTTTGGACAATGGTGAGCTTTTCATTACAGGTAGAGCAAAAGATTTAATTATTATTCGCGGTCGTAATCTTTACCCGCAAGATATCGAATTAACCGCCCAAGGCAGCCATCTTTCCTTACGTTCCGGTGCTAATGCAGCATTTACACTAGAGGTGAACAACGAAGAAAGGCTAGTAATCGTACAAGAATTAGAGTTTCGCGCCAAGCCAAATTTAGCAGAAGTAGCTAGTGCAATTCGGCAAGCGATCGCCCAAGACCATGAAGTACAAGTTTATGGTGTAGTTTTAATAAAACCAGGTAGTA harbors:
- a CDS encoding MbtH family protein; this encodes MYQDDKEDTTIYKVVVNHEEQYSIWPAERENALGWKDAGKSGLKQECLDYIKEVWTDMRPLSLRKKMEEAAAGKS
- a CDS encoding MbtH domain protein yields the protein MNELVQRLSSGEHSVEASLRPEKTAIALKESIDRGYVHIKFTNTSGGTDLGVRLDPEASNLQEADFEHQTGRVHLVGNLTLNYVKVRCIADIELASLEGKGHLEPVES
- a CDS encoding VOC family protein yields the protein MQTTSPQVSADDFFLEVDHIFVCTTKDAESISVLQELGLHCSNQAVQHFKQGTASKIIFFENTYLELIWIEDKHLVEQQSVDTGVHTLSRLHGQHTRASPFGVGLRRKFNHGNLRSHSNLYLSEWMRSQMSISFAAENLVNQEEPFCFMIPDSIALTAWLDPSLTAHQKLISHPLGVKKLTSVKITINSDKHLTDAMSLLSTHSAVAIERGESPLLELTFDEGIREKNLDARPILPILLKY
- a CDS encoding DUF3102 domain-containing protein → MSKLKKQTEVVTGFDYEILDSEQRLVIQQRTGEIKERLRRSAQDIWEIGQKLADVRSRLKHGQFETWLKAEFGWSRRTAYNFINVYETLAERANFAQIDIATSALYLLAAPSTPQNVREEFIQRAHEGQTITHKSIRQVIESEKSKSVSPPASSEPQQSLTSKPEIVTIIPKQVVKAETPALEVNVAKATSVSPVIVNLDEIHSGWFLLEKQHFLFCGDTASPQFIERIPFATLAIAITSDDWDHDWLVERAKSVIIFPESDLKEQLIEQLIKMFTVSGDIVIFPWLPSADTIEIAHQLNRRVFAGDPSIERCRQAIAQSRLTIDPLDYP